A DNA window from Haliovirga abyssi contains the following coding sequences:
- a CDS encoding outer membrane lipoprotein-sorting protein → MKRKLIAVIMMVMVASFSFAMTGKEIMQKAHDRDTGNSIHGLMGMDLIDKDGNVSPRTIEMWGETYDVKNDLSRTVMVFKAPAAVKGTRFLQIQNKGRDDDKWIYLPALGRVRRISSSEGSSSFMGSDFTYDDMSSRDVDKDTHKLLKEEKLGNYDCYVVESQAKNPEDSQYKKIISWITKDSYIAVKIDMYSKKTGKIQKEASVKQNIKKIGKIWTIFETTMKDMENGHSTKLYIKQSKKTKAYYIKYNSRMNPKRFTQRYLKNGR, encoded by the coding sequence ATGAAAAGAAAGTTAATAGCAGTAATAATGATGGTAATGGTAGCAAGCTTTAGTTTTGCAATGACAGGTAAAGAGATTATGCAAAAAGCACATGATAGAGATACTGGGAACAGTATTCATGGATTAATGGGGATGGATTTAATAGACAAAGATGGAAATGTAAGTCCTCGTACAATTGAAATGTGGGGAGAAACTTATGATGTGAAAAATGATTTATCAAGAACAGTTATGGTATTTAAAGCACCAGCAGCGGTAAAAGGTACTAGATTTTTACAAATTCAAAATAAAGGAAGAGATGATGATAAATGGATATATTTACCAGCATTAGGTAGAGTAAGAAGAATATCATCTTCAGAAGGAAGTAGTTCTTTTATGGGGTCTGATTTCACTTATGATGATATGTCAAGTAGAGATGTAGATAAAGATACTCACAAATTATTAAAAGAAGAAAAATTAGGAAACTATGATTGTTATGTAGTAGAATCACAAGCTAAAAATCCTGAGGATTCACAATACAAAAAAATTATATCGTGGATAACAAAAGATAGTTATATAGCAGTAAAAATAGATATGTATAGCAAAAAAACAGGAAAAATTCAAAAAGAAGCTTCTGTGAAACAAAATATAAAAAAAATTGGTAAAATTTGGACAATATTTGAAACAACAATGAAAGATATGGAAAACGGACATAGTACTAAGTTATATATTAAACAAAGTAAAAAAACAAAAGCTTACTATATAAAATATAATTCAAGAATGAATCCAAAAAGATTTACTCAAAGATATTTAAAGAATGGTAGATAA
- the tuf gene encoding elongation factor Tu, which translates to MAKEKYERTKPHVNIGTIGHVDHGKTTTTAAISKILADKGLAEKVDFENIDQAPEERERGITINTAHVEYETEARHYAHVDCPGHADYVKNMITGAAQMDGAILVVSAADGPMPQTREHILLARQVGVPYIVVYLNKADMVEDEELLELVEMEVRELLSEYQYPGDDVPVIIGSSLKALEGDKKYEDKIMELMAAVDEYIPTPTRPLDQPFLMPIEDVFTITGRGTVVTGRVERGIVKVGEEISIIGIKDTVKTTVTGVEMFRKLLDQGQAGDNIGVLLRGIKKEDVERGQVLAKPGSITPHTKFKSEVYVLKKEEGGRHTPFFAGYRPQFYFRTTDITGSIKLPEGVEMVMPGDNIEMEIELIHPIAMEKGLKFAIREGGRTVGAGVVATIME; encoded by the coding sequence ATGGCAAAAGAAAAATATGAGAGAACGAAACCGCATGTAAACATTGGTACAATAGGTCATGTTGATCATGGTAAGACAACAACAACAGCTGCTATATCAAAAATATTAGCAGATAAAGGGTTAGCAGAAAAAGTGGATTTTGAAAATATAGATCAAGCTCCAGAAGAAAGAGAAAGAGGAATAACAATAAATACAGCTCATGTGGAATATGAAACAGAAGCAAGACATTATGCTCATGTGGATTGTCCAGGCCATGCTGATTATGTAAAAAACATGATCACAGGAGCAGCTCAAATGGATGGAGCTATATTAGTAGTATCAGCAGCAGATGGTCCAATGCCTCAAACAAGAGAACATATATTACTAGCAAGACAAGTAGGGGTTCCTTACATAGTAGTATACTTAAATAAAGCAGATATGGTAGAAGATGAAGAATTATTAGAATTGGTAGAAATGGAAGTAAGAGAACTATTAAGTGAATATCAATACCCAGGAGATGATGTGCCAGTAATAATAGGATCATCATTAAAAGCATTAGAAGGGGATAAAAAATATGAAGATAAAATAATGGAATTAATGGCTGCAGTGGATGAATATATTCCAACACCAACAAGACCATTAGATCAACCATTCTTGATGCCAATAGAAGATGTATTTACAATAACAGGAAGAGGAACAGTTGTAACAGGAAGAGTAGAAAGAGGAATAGTAAAAGTAGGAGAAGAAATTTCAATAATAGGAATAAAAGATACAGTAAAAACAACAGTAACAGGAGTAGAAATGTTTAGAAAACTGTTAGATCAAGGTCAAGCAGGAGATAACATAGGAGTATTATTAAGAGGAATAAAAAAAGAAGATGTGGAAAGAGGACAAGTATTAGCAAAACCAGGAAGTATAACACCACATACAAAATTTAAATCAGAAGTATATGTATTGAAAAAAGAAGAGGGTGGAAGACATACACCATTCTTTGCAGGATATAGACCACAATTTTATTTCAGAACAACAGATATAACTGGATCAATCAAATTACCTGAAGGAGTAGAAATGGTAATGCCAGGAGATAATATAGAAATGGAAATAGAATTAATTCATCCAATTGCAATGGAAAAAGGATTAAAATTTGCAATTAGAGAGGGTGGAAGAACTGTAGGAGCTGGAGTAGTTGCTACTATAATGGAATAA
- a CDS encoding transketolase: MSKNQILQEKATEVRRDIIKMITEASSGHPGGSLSAADIVTALYFEVMNIDPKNPKKEDRDRFVLSKGHASPLLYSVLAERGYIAKDSLKSFRRYGSKLQGHPDMNKVPGVEISTGSLGQGLSVANGMAISGKLYNNNYRVYALLGDGELQEGQVWEAAMTSAQYKLDNLTIFIDNNGLQIDGNVSDVMNVAPIDEKFKAFGWNVISIDGHNFDEILAAVEKAKSVKGMPTAIVAKTIKGKGVSFMENVAGFHGQAPTKEQEEIALKELGE, encoded by the coding sequence ATGTCAAAGAATCAAATTTTACAAGAAAAAGCTACAGAAGTTAGAAGAGACATTATCAAAATGATTACAGAAGCTAGTTCAGGGCATCCAGGAGGATCTTTATCAGCTGCAGATATAGTGACAGCACTTTATTTTGAAGTTATGAATATTGATCCAAAGAATCCTAAAAAAGAGGATAGAGATAGATTCGTTCTTAGTAAGGGGCATGCTTCACCTTTATTATATTCTGTTTTAGCAGAAAGAGGATATATAGCAAAAGATAGTTTGAAATCTTTTAGAAGATATGGATCTAAATTACAAGGACATCCAGATATGAATAAAGTTCCAGGAGTTGAAATTTCAACAGGATCATTAGGGCAAGGATTATCTGTTGCAAATGGAATGGCTATATCAGGAAAATTATATAATAATAATTATAGAGTTTATGCTTTATTAGGAGATGGAGAATTACAAGAAGGGCAAGTTTGGGAAGCTGCAATGACATCTGCTCAGTATAAGTTAGATAATCTAACTATATTCATTGATAACAATGGATTACAAATAGATGGAAATGTAAGTGATGTAATGAATGTTGCACCAATAGATGAAAAATTTAAAGCTTTTGGATGGAATGTAATAAGTATAGATGGACATAATTTTGATGAAATATTAGCTGCTGTAGAAAAAGCAAAATCAGTAAAAGGGATGCCTACAGCAATAGTAGCAAAAACTATAAAAGGAAAAGGAGTATCATTTATGGAAAATGTAGCAGGATTCCATGGCCAAGCTCCAACTAAAGAACAAGAAGAGATAGCATTAAAAGAACTTGGAGAATAA
- a CDS encoding transketolase family protein, whose translation MKKATREAYGEALAELGRKNKDIVVLDADLSKSTKTATFRAEFPERHINVGISEQDLMGTAAGISTTGKIPFASTFAVFAAGRAFEQIRNTIGYPHLNVKICPTHAGISVGEDGGSHQSIEDIALMRTIPGMTVICPADAVETKKAVFAAAEYNGPVYIRLGRLATEVLYDENYKFEIGKANVLKDGKDISILATGLMVPEAVEASKILEAEGVSVRVINISTIKPLDEATVLAAAKETKFLVTAEEHSVIGGLGGAVAELVTDKYPTKVVKVGIYDRFGESGKGEELLEKFNLKAKDIVAKIKENL comes from the coding sequence ATGAAAAAAGCAACACGTGAGGCATACGGGGAAGCATTAGCAGAATTAGGAAGAAAAAATAAAGATATAGTTGTGTTAGATGCAGATTTATCAAAATCTACAAAGACAGCAACATTTAGAGCAGAATTTCCAGAAAGACATATTAATGTTGGAATTTCAGAACAAGATTTAATGGGAACAGCAGCAGGAATTTCTACAACAGGGAAAATACCTTTTGCATCTACATTTGCAGTATTTGCAGCAGGAAGAGCATTTGAACAAATAAGAAATACAATAGGATATCCACATTTAAATGTAAAAATATGTCCAACACATGCAGGAATATCTGTTGGAGAAGATGGTGGTTCTCATCAATCAATAGAAGATATAGCACTTATGAGAACAATACCAGGAATGACTGTAATATGTCCAGCTGATGCAGTAGAAACAAAAAAAGCTGTATTTGCAGCAGCAGAATATAATGGGCCTGTTTATATAAGACTTGGAAGACTTGCTACAGAAGTTTTATATGATGAAAATTATAAATTTGAAATAGGAAAAGCAAATGTATTAAAAGATGGAAAAGATATATCAATTTTAGCAACTGGTTTAATGGTTCCAGAAGCAGTAGAAGCATCTAAAATATTAGAAGCTGAGGGAGTTTCTGTAAGAGTGATAAATATATCAACAATAAAACCACTTGATGAGGCTACAGTTTTAGCAGCTGCAAAAGAAACAAAATTCTTAGTAACTGCAGAAGAACATTCTGTAATAGGAGGACTTGGAGGAGCTGTAGCAGAATTAGTTACAGATAAATATCCAACAAAAGTAGTTAAAGTAGGAATTTATGATAGATTTGGTGAAAGTGGAAAAGGTGAAGAGTTATTGGAAAAATTCAACTTAAAAGCAAAAGATATTGTAGCTAAAATAAAAGAAAATTTATAA
- a CDS encoding cell division ATP-binding protein FtsE yields the protein MIEFINVTKRKTKGRRIILNNINFKINEGDFVYLVGESGSGKTTLLEMIYGKSIANNGTIIINGKKISELKSKELQKLRKNIGIIFQDMKLFEKKSVKKNIEYRLKITNDYSEEEINDRIDGILDFLKLKDKKYEIVNELSKGEKQRVAIARGLVTNPDIILCDEITANIDYDNSLNIMKILYAMQKQRGCTIIFSTHNKNIIKDFPNRVIEIKQGEINNED from the coding sequence ATGATAGAATTTATAAATGTAACTAAAAGAAAAACAAAAGGAAGAAGAATAATATTAAATAATATAAATTTTAAAATTAATGAAGGCGATTTTGTATATCTTGTTGGAGAATCAGGGTCTGGAAAAACAACCTTACTTGAGATGATTTATGGAAAATCAATAGCTAATAATGGAACTATTATAATAAATGGGAAAAAAATCTCTGAATTAAAATCGAAAGAATTGCAAAAGTTAAGAAAAAATATAGGAATAATATTTCAAGATATGAAATTATTTGAAAAGAAAAGTGTAAAAAAAAATATAGAATATAGATTAAAAATAACTAATGATTATTCAGAAGAAGAGATTAACGATAGAATAGATGGAATCTTAGATTTTTTAAAGCTAAAAGATAAAAAGTATGAAATAGTGAATGAATTATCAAAAGGAGAAAAACAAAGAGTTGCAATAGCAAGAGGATTGGTAACAAATCCAGATATAATTTTATGTGATGAAATAACTGCAAACATAGATTATGATAATAGTTTGAATATTATGAAAATATTATATGCTATGCAAAAACAAAGAGGCTGCACAATAATATTCTCTACTCATAACAAAAATATTATAAAAGATTTCCCAAATAGAGTTATAGAAATAAAACAAGGAGAAATTAATAATGAGGATTAA
- a CDS encoding cell division protein FtsX, whose product MRIKNKFLEETGGNIRSEKELFLFTTITLFVIIFIIDFFSVSILNLVDINSYVKKNLQIRAYLEDSLTDSGIKSVIRDIQNLKDVKSIKYISKETALKNVEKSLETKLNYSENPLPNALQIEIYSIENIDKISSFIRNEPGIVEVDVKSNFLKKISKFIDEINGSFIFIFIFLLLIIFILIVNLIHTTIRQRKKDIGLMYWLGAELLYIKIPFIIESMIATVIATIFSSAIFLVGYIYIKNKIEQLGMFIVLPEISKIGFGLFLVFLLTLLVTGIASYFSIILYLRSCED is encoded by the coding sequence ATGAGGATTAAAAATAAATTTTTAGAAGAAACTGGTGGAAATATTCGAAGTGAAAAAGAACTATTTTTATTTACTACAATAACTTTATTTGTTATTATTTTTATTATTGATTTTTTTTCAGTTTCCATATTGAATTTAGTTGACATAAATAGTTATGTAAAGAAAAATTTACAGATAAGAGCTTATTTAGAAGATAGCTTAACAGATTCTGGAATAAAATCTGTGATTAGAGATATTCAAAATTTAAAAGATGTGAAATCTATAAAGTATATATCAAAAGAAACAGCTTTGAAAAATGTAGAAAAAAGTTTAGAGACAAAACTTAATTATTCTGAAAATCCTTTACCAAATGCTTTGCAAATAGAAATTTATTCTATTGAAAATATAGATAAAATTTCATCATTTATAAGAAATGAACCTGGAATTGTTGAGGTAGATGTTAAGAGTAATTTTTTAAAAAAAATTAGTAAGTTTATAGATGAAATAAATGGAAGTTTTATATTTATATTTATTTTTTTATTATTAATAATATTTATATTAATTGTAAACCTAATTCACACGACTATAAGGCAAAGAAAAAAAGATATAGGGCTAATGTATTGGTTAGGTGCAGAACTGTTATATATTAAAATTCCATTTATAATAGAATCTATGATAGCTACAGTTATAGCAACTATATTTTCAAGTGCAATATTTTTAGTTGGATATATATATATAAAAAATAAAATTGAACAATTGGGGATGTTTATAGTACTTCCAGAAATATCTAAAATAGGATTTGGACTATTTTTAGTTTTTTTATTAACATTATTAGTAACAGGAATAGCTAGTTATTTTTCTATAATATTATATTTGAGAAGTTGTGAGGATTAG
- a CDS encoding murein hydrolase activator EnvC family protein: MKKIIFIFIICINYIFYADTIENMNSRIKVINSKIKKSKIKVTGLKKEEKNIIKKIKKIDLELKKVKREYYEVESKYVGLNRKIDYSHINIKFMEKEIWSKNENIKKYITSWYKYGGKLKLEYILSGNTIYDVINREGNLKKILNFNKKYISNVMEKQQKVKIQKSKIEMERNEVSKLKKDLRAKKNEISKKQYEKKKLINSLKNKENYYNSLVKDLRNEKKQIEKEISDIIKSKTDMKKNKNLKYIKNKIKELKYPINGKILVRYGEYKNIGNGNKIKSSRIEIKGKIGDRVKASGKGRVIFSGKLEHMGTVIIVDHGYGLTTMYANLIASYVHEGSIVISGEKIGVLGLSETGEAVLYFETRLGVSMINPMIFLKK, translated from the coding sequence ATGAAAAAAATAATATTTATATTTATAATATGTATTAACTATATATTTTATGCAGATACAATAGAAAATATGAACAGCAGGATAAAAGTGATAAACAGTAAAATAAAAAAAAGTAAAATTAAAGTAACTGGTTTGAAAAAAGAGGAAAAAAATATTATAAAAAAAATAAAAAAAATAGATTTAGAATTGAAAAAAGTTAAAAGAGAATACTATGAAGTTGAAAGTAAATATGTAGGTTTAAATAGAAAAATAGATTATTCTCATATAAACATAAAATTTATGGAAAAAGAAATTTGGAGTAAAAATGAGAATATAAAAAAATATATTACTTCTTGGTATAAATATGGGGGAAAATTAAAATTAGAATATATACTCTCAGGAAATACTATTTATGATGTAATTAATAGAGAGGGAAATTTAAAAAAAATACTTAATTTTAATAAAAAATATATATCAAATGTAATGGAAAAACAACAAAAAGTTAAAATTCAAAAAAGTAAGATAGAAATGGAAAGAAATGAAGTATCTAAATTAAAAAAAGATTTGAGAGCAAAAAAAAATGAGATATCTAAAAAGCAATATGAAAAGAAAAAATTAATAAACAGTTTGAAGAATAAAGAAAATTATTATAATTCTTTAGTTAAAGATTTAAGAAATGAAAAAAAACAGATAGAAAAAGAGATAAGTGATATAATAAAAAGTAAAACAGATATGAAAAAAAATAAAAATTTAAAATATATAAAAAATAAAATTAAAGAATTGAAATATCCTATAAATGGGAAAATTTTAGTTAGATATGGAGAATATAAAAATATAGGAAATGGAAATAAGATAAAAAGTTCAAGGATAGAGATAAAAGGTAAAATAGGCGATAGGGTTAAAGCATCTGGAAAAGGGAGAGTTATATTTTCTGGTAAATTAGAACATATGGGAACTGTTATAATAGTTGACCATGGATATGGATTAACTACAATGTATGCTAATCTAATAGCTTCATACGTCCATGAAGGGAGTATTGTAATTTCAGGAGAGAAAATAGGAGTATTAGGATTATCGGAAACAGGAGAAGCAGTCTTATATTTTGAAACAAGATTGGGAGTTAGTATGATAAATCCAATGATATTTTTAAAAAAGTAA
- a CDS encoding NAD(+)/NADH kinase yields the protein MKIGIIYNKNKINAVEFYEILIKFLKDKNINFTEDINDEKIKYLITIGGDGTLLNASKKIIGRDILVFAVNMGKLGFLTEIKEEEAFEIIENVFNNNFSIEEREFLEIKINDKLYYALNDAVLAKGDILARLIKISVFADLNFVNTYRADGIIISTATGSTAYSLSAGGPILTPDLSALIVNPIAPHTLSARPIVMSGDKKLSFSFIEDESDIYITIDGQESIKINNDDNLRITLSNKKLRLIRPNKRDYFAVLREKLKWGDELC from the coding sequence ATGAAAATAGGTATAATATATAATAAAAATAAAATTAATGCAGTTGAATTTTACGAAATACTTATAAAATTTTTAAAAGATAAAAATATAAATTTTACCGAAGATATTAATGATGAAAAAATAAAATATTTAATAACAATAGGTGGCGATGGAACATTACTAAACGCAAGTAAAAAAATTATAGGAAGAGATATATTGGTTTTTGCTGTTAATATGGGTAAATTAGGTTTTTTAACTGAGATAAAAGAGGAAGAAGCATTTGAAATTATAGAAAATGTTTTTAATAATAATTTTTCAATAGAAGAAAGAGAATTTTTAGAAATAAAAATAAACGATAAGCTATATTATGCTTTGAATGATGCAGTTTTGGCAAAAGGGGATATATTAGCAAGATTGATAAAAATTAGCGTATTTGCAGATCTGAATTTTGTAAATACTTATAGAGCTGATGGAATTATTATTTCTACTGCAACAGGCTCAACAGCGTATTCATTATCTGCAGGAGGTCCTATTTTGACGCCTGATTTAAGTGCTTTAATAGTTAATCCTATTGCACCACATACTTTAAGTGCTAGACCAATAGTTATGTCAGGAGATAAAAAATTATCATTTTCATTTATAGAAGATGAAAGTGATATATATATTACAATTGATGGACAAGAAAGTATAAAAATAAATAATGATGATAATTTAAGAATTACATTGTCAAACAAAAAATTAAGATTAATAAGACCAAATAAAAGAGATTATTTTGCAGTGTTAAGAGAAAAATTAAAGTGGGGAGACGAATTATGTTAA
- the recN gene encoding DNA repair protein RecN, giving the protein MLRELKIENLAIIKSLDLELENGLVVLTGETGAGKSIILDGINMLIGEKISTEMIRSDEKYVASEGVFEISKDTEIELKEMGIDMEDGEIIVRRELYKNGRGKIFLNGKRVPASTLKKIMNSVIDLVGQHEHQALLDKKYHIKLIDKFLDEDGVKLKKEVEDIYFSYKEIIKKIENNELIQKELKDKKELYEFQYNEIEEVDPKENEDEVLEEEYKKLFNAGKIKESLSLSRILLKDGEKNVMGMISKSKNAISNISRYGKEFKEILEKLANIYYDIEEAVYGIENSEADVEIDEYRLNKVVERLDKINNLKKKYGYDIKELLIYKQEIEEKLNKIDNNTINETELLKEKSRTEEKYEKKSKELTEKRRKIGEYIVYKLIEELSDLNMKGIKFEVEIKSKKEISKTGRDNVEFLVSTNIGEELKSLSKIVSGGEVSRIMLALKAIFSKVDNIPILIFDEIDTGIGGETVRKVSEKLRGIADNVQVVCITHSPQIAAVANQHFYIEKNILDEKTSTNVTKLNYEARVNEISRMLGGEAISEAVKNHAKELLKEGLK; this is encoded by the coding sequence ATGTTAAGAGAATTAAAAATAGAAAACTTAGCAATAATAAAAAGTCTTGATTTAGAGCTAGAGAATGGATTGGTAGTGCTAACAGGGGAAACAGGAGCTGGAAAATCAATTATATTAGACGGTATAAATATGCTTATAGGAGAAAAAATCTCTACAGAAATGATAAGAAGCGATGAGAAATATGTGGCATCAGAAGGAGTATTTGAAATTTCTAAAGATACAGAGATAGAATTAAAAGAGATGGGAATAGATATGGAAGATGGGGAAATAATAGTAAGAAGAGAACTATATAAAAATGGAAGAGGAAAAATATTTTTAAATGGGAAAAGAGTTCCTGCTTCTACATTAAAAAAAATCATGAATTCAGTTATAGATTTAGTTGGGCAACATGAACATCAAGCTTTATTAGATAAAAAATATCATATAAAATTAATTGATAAATTTTTAGATGAAGATGGAGTGAAATTAAAAAAAGAGGTAGAGGATATATATTTTAGCTATAAAGAGATTATAAAAAAAATAGAAAATAATGAATTAATTCAAAAAGAATTGAAAGATAAAAAAGAATTATATGAATTTCAATATAATGAAATTGAAGAAGTAGACCCAAAGGAAAATGAAGATGAAGTTTTAGAAGAAGAGTATAAAAAACTTTTTAATGCTGGAAAAATAAAAGAAAGCTTATCATTATCAAGAATTCTCTTGAAAGATGGAGAAAAAAATGTAATGGGGATGATATCAAAATCTAAAAATGCAATATCAAACATATCTAGGTATGGAAAGGAATTTAAAGAAATTCTTGAAAAACTTGCAAATATCTATTATGATATAGAAGAAGCTGTGTATGGGATAGAAAATAGTGAAGCAGATGTTGAAATTGATGAGTATAGATTAAACAAAGTAGTAGAAAGATTGGATAAAATAAATAATCTGAAAAAAAAATATGGATATGATATTAAAGAACTATTGATTTATAAACAAGAAATAGAAGAAAAACTAAATAAAATAGATAATAATACAATTAATGAAACTGAATTGTTAAAAGAAAAAAGCAGGACAGAAGAGAAATATGAAAAAAAATCAAAAGAATTAACAGAAAAAAGAAGGAAAATAGGTGAATACATAGTATATAAACTAATAGAAGAGCTTAGTGATTTAAATATGAAAGGTATAAAATTTGAAGTTGAAATTAAATCAAAAAAAGAAATTTCTAAAACAGGTAGAGATAATGTAGAGTTTTTAGTTTCGACTAATATAGGAGAAGAGCTAAAATCATTATCTAAAATAGTATCAGGAGGAGAAGTTTCTAGAATTATGCTTGCATTAAAAGCTATTTTTTCAAAAGTAGATAATATTCCAATATTAATATTTGATGAAATTGATACAGGAATAGGAGGCGAGACAGTAAGGAAAGTTTCTGAAAAATTAAGAGGGATTGCAGACAATGTACAAGTTGTGTGTATAACTCATTCGCCACAAATAGCAGCAGTGGCAAATCAACATTTTTATATAGAAAAAAATATATTGGATGAAAAAACTTCAACTAACGTTACAAAATTAAATTATGAAGCTAGAGTTAATGAAATATCAAGAATGCTTGGGGGAGAAGCTATTTCAGAAGCAGTAAAAAATCATGCAAAGGAATTATTAAAGGAGGGGTTAAAGTGA
- a CDS encoding chemotaxis protein CheX — protein MNYEKIAVDTISDISEKIIGVKGEASYVCEEISPISVENTTIIIGIAGQIKGQLIFGFTEETVRAIASKMIGQKVEMIDELAMSAIAEFANVLSGNVTINLVESGSKRLGVSPPSIVTGKHMKISTKIKPIHKFKIEYSGIGDITLNIALKEKTNK, from the coding sequence GTGAACTATGAAAAAATTGCAGTAGATACAATATCGGATATATCAGAAAAGATAATAGGAGTCAAAGGAGAGGCATCTTATGTATGTGAGGAGATATCACCAATTTCTGTGGAAAATACTACAATAATAATTGGTATAGCAGGTCAAATAAAAGGTCAGCTTATTTTTGGTTTTACGGAGGAAACGGTAAGAGCTATAGCTTCTAAAATGATAGGTCAAAAAGTAGAAATGATAGATGAGCTTGCAATGAGTGCTATTGCTGAATTTGCAAACGTTTTATCAGGTAATGTAACTATAAATTTGGTGGAATCAGGGTCAAAAAGATTGGGAGTTTCACCGCCTTCTATAGTAACAGGAAAACATATGAAAATTTCAACAAAGATAAAGCCAATACATAAATTTAAAATTGAATATAGTGGAATTGGGGATATAACACTAAATATTGCATTAAAAGAGAAAACCAATAAATAG
- a CDS encoding chemotaxis protein CheX, translated as MRVEYINPFVAATFEILKTVANVTPKKGKVILKNEPVPSYGVSVLVGVVGEVKGQIAYSLSEEAAMKIASAMMMGMPVEEFDEMAKSAISELANMITGNASTQISAQGLVVDISPPTLVTGSNVHISTGNMQTIVIPVETELGIFEINIALE; from the coding sequence ATGAGAGTTGAATATATAAATCCTTTTGTTGCAGCAACTTTTGAGATATTAAAAACAGTAGCTAATGTGACTCCTAAAAAAGGAAAAGTAATTTTAAAAAATGAGCCTGTACCAAGTTATGGAGTATCAGTATTGGTTGGAGTAGTAGGAGAAGTAAAGGGACAAATAGCATATAGTTTATCTGAAGAAGCAGCAATGAAAATAGCATCAGCAATGATGATGGGAATGCCAGTTGAAGAGTTTGATGAAATGGCAAAAAGTGCTATTTCAGAATTAGCAAATATGATAACAGGAAATGCAAGTACACAAATATCAGCACAAGGTTTAGTTGTGGATATTTCACCACCTACTTTAGTAACTGGAAGCAATGTACATATTAGTACTGGAAATATGCAAACAATAGTTATTCCTGTGGAGACTGAATTAGGAATATTTGAGATAAATATTGCATTGGAATAG